Genomic window (Chloroflexota bacterium):
CTCCTTGGAGAAAGCGACCCTGCAACCCGGACCGCAGAAGTAGTAAGTCACGCCGCTGTGGTCGTGGGTGCCGCCCGGCGGCTTCTTCACGTCGACCTGCATATGACAC
Coding sequences:
- a CDS encoding YHS domain-containing protein codes for the protein MSPGFLGLFGGKKAEDPVCHMQVDVKKPPGGTHDHSGVTYYFCGPGCRVAFSKEPDAYLSGEKRMDM